In a single window of the Bacillus clarus genome:
- a CDS encoding AraC family transcriptional regulator gives MESSQSRSEYLRRIYKVQDYIESHINDSMSIEDLANVAGFSKFHFHRIFKGIVDEPLSRYVNRLKLERATHLLTYRPDMTITDIAYHFGFTDSAVFSRTFKTYYGVSPSNYRNHNSKNCKDVSETSQYNECKKVRGNVEIVTADNINVAYIRHVGTYKDLAIAFPKMIEKLFHYATGQNYHVFEDRKVLTIYHDHHEFTEDYHLRTSLCITIPDESSVGTSDIGIMQIPSGKYAVGHFQILQDEYKGAWDFLYGEWLPNSGYKPRDLYPFEVYKNDPRQHPEHKHIVDIYVPIEPF, from the coding sequence ATGGAGAGTTCTCAAAGTAGAAGTGAGTACTTACGGCGTATTTATAAAGTACAAGATTATATAGAATCACATATAAATGATTCAATGTCTATTGAAGATTTGGCGAATGTGGCAGGCTTTTCAAAGTTTCATTTTCATAGAATTTTTAAAGGGATAGTGGATGAGCCATTATCTCGGTATGTGAATCGATTAAAACTAGAGAGGGCAACCCATCTACTTACTTATCGGCCGGATATGACGATTACAGACATTGCTTATCATTTTGGGTTCACGGATTCAGCAGTTTTCTCCCGGACATTTAAAACTTATTACGGTGTAAGTCCGTCCAACTATAGAAATCACAATAGCAAGAATTGCAAAGACGTAAGCGAAACTTCTCAATACAATGAATGTAAGAAGGTTCGAGGGAATGTTGAAATTGTAACAGCGGACAATATAAACGTCGCATACATAAGACATGTAGGTACATATAAAGATTTAGCTATAGCTTTTCCGAAAATGATAGAGAAACTATTTCATTATGCAACGGGGCAAAACTATCATGTATTCGAAGATAGGAAGGTTTTAACAATTTATCATGATCATCATGAGTTTACAGAAGACTATCATTTAAGAACAAGTCTATGTATAACAATTCCAGATGAATCCTCAGTAGGAACGAGTGACATTGGAATAATGCAAATACCGTCAGGAAAGTATGCGGTAGGCCATTTTCAAATACTCCAAGACGAATATAAAGGGGCATGGGATTTCTTATACGGTGAATGGCTGCCAAATAGCGGATATAAACCGAGAGATTTGTATCCTTTTGAAGTGTATAAAAATGATCCAAGACAGCACCCAGAACATAAACATATAGTTGATATATATGTACCGATCGAACCTTTTTAA
- a CDS encoding macrolide 2'-phosphotransferase — MTNANEQKNIEGILKIAKKNGLQLNKKSAQLNESGMDFQVVFATDEKGVSWVLRKPRRADVIERGALEGKILELVQKYIPVAVPNWKINTTELIAYPLVKGTPAAVIDLEIQNYVWHIQNDPPPMTFVRSLAESLVVLHSIDFNEVAKHGIEVFQPTEAKQLLIDRMHQIKLQLGVSDELWNRWQAWLADESYWPKHSAFVHGDLHPPHILVDENTKVTGLLDWTEAKVTDPATDFTLYLTIFGEDNLKILLSEYEKAGGKVWSRMLEHIIELGAAYPVMIGLFALQTKEEAHMEMARGALGIDKK; from the coding sequence ATGACAAATGCAAATGAACAGAAAAATATAGAAGGAATTTTAAAAATCGCTAAAAAGAATGGCTTACAATTGAATAAAAAGAGCGCTCAATTAAATGAATCTGGAATGGATTTTCAAGTTGTTTTTGCTACTGATGAGAAGGGCGTTTCATGGGTTCTTCGGAAACCAAGAAGAGCAGACGTTATTGAAAGGGGCGCGTTAGAAGGAAAAATACTAGAGCTTGTTCAAAAATATATACCTGTTGCAGTGCCAAATTGGAAAATCAACACAACAGAATTAATTGCTTATCCATTAGTGAAGGGTACCCCTGCAGCAGTGATTGATTTAGAAATACAAAATTATGTGTGGCACATTCAAAATGATCCACCGCCTATGACGTTTGTTCGATCACTAGCTGAGTCACTTGTTGTCTTGCATTCGATTGATTTTAATGAAGTGGCTAAACATGGAATAGAAGTTTTTCAACCTACTGAAGCAAAGCAATTGTTAATAGATAGAATGCATCAAATAAAATTACAACTTGGTGTTTCGGATGAACTATGGAATCGTTGGCAAGCATGGCTTGCGGATGAATCGTATTGGCCAAAGCACTCTGCATTTGTTCATGGCGATCTACATCCACCGCATATTTTAGTTGATGAAAATACTAAAGTAACAGGTCTTTTAGATTGGACAGAAGCGAAAGTGACAGACCCAGCAACTGATTTTACCCTGTACCTTACAATCTTTGGAGAGGATAATTTAAAAATATTGTTAAGCGAATATGAAAAAGCAGGAGGAAAAGTTTGGTCGAGAATGCTGGAACATATTATTGAGCTTGGTGCTGCTTATCCGGTCATGATTGGATTGTTTGCACTACAGACAAAGGAAGAAGCACATATGGAGATGGCACGTGGGGCTTTGGGGATAGATAAAAAATAG
- a CDS encoding CPBP family intramembrane glutamic endopeptidase: protein MVVPLLAVILYQKLYKKQKIVHTFGISRPTLKTLIFSILFPLLLGLCLHFYFYIYDIKFLFNHWNELGFLLLIGLTIGSLSALLEEIIWRGNFHYHLRKKYSFMQTAIITASLWSLWHLPVAIFYKNYEFWFVGMLSYHSLLFILSIILTYMREYGRSVITPAILHGMFNVFYLTDGVQNKWDASLIELIKFILLAIVFGMMYLIHRKVKE, encoded by the coding sequence ATGGTTGTTCCGCTGTTAGCAGTTATTTTATATCAAAAATTATATAAAAAACAAAAAATAGTTCATACATTTGGTATTTCACGTCCAACATTAAAAACACTAATTTTCTCCATATTATTTCCACTACTTCTAGGGCTATGTCTCCATTTTTATTTTTATATTTATGATATAAAATTCTTATTTAATCATTGGAATGAATTAGGATTTCTCCTACTCATTGGTCTTACAATTGGATCTTTATCTGCATTATTAGAGGAGATTATATGGCGTGGGAATTTTCATTACCATTTACGAAAAAAATATTCATTTATGCAAACAGCTATAATTACAGCTTCGCTTTGGTCTTTATGGCATTTACCAGTAGCAATCTTCTATAAAAACTATGAGTTTTGGTTTGTAGGAATGTTAAGTTATCACTCATTATTATTTATATTATCTATAATTTTGACGTATATGAGAGAGTATGGACGTTCCGTAATAACACCTGCAATTTTACATGGTATGTTTAATGTATTTTATTTAACAGATGGAGTACAAAACAAGTGGGATGCCAGCCTAATAGAATTAATTAAATTTATCTTGCTAGCAATTGTGTTTGGCATGATGTACCTTATACATCGAAAGGTTAAAGAATAA
- a CDS encoding DUF3980 domain-containing protein, which translates to MINRKCSRCKEITGTIHGGKKINEELLCEDCLQKGIASGEIELSQVEKEQTSYLSIKILKIMSFIYLIASILMAFSAGSLIHDPGFAERSFSGSVGVIILGSIFQSVLVFSGIWVFILLVETVIKIYEKMK; encoded by the coding sequence ATCGAAAATGTTCACGATGTAAGGAAATTACAGGTACTATACATGGCGGTAAAAAAATAAATGAAGAATTGTTATGTGAAGATTGTTTGCAAAAAGGAATTGCGAGTGGGGAAATCGAATTATCACAAGTGGAGAAAGAACAAACTTCGTATCTTTCTATAAAAATATTAAAAATAATGAGTTTTATTTATTTAATAGCATCTATTTTAATGGCTTTTTCTGCTGGATCGCTTATACATGATCCAGGCTTTGCTGAAAGATCATTTTCAGGATCAGTTGGTGTTATTATACTAGGATCCATATTCCAGTCTGTTCTTGTATTTTCTGGTATTTGGGTATTCATTCTTTTAGTAGAAACGGTTATTAAAATTTATGAAAAAATGAAGTGA
- a CDS encoding SDR family oxidoreductase: MKILILGGTRFLGRAFVEEALKRGHEVTLFNRGTNSEIFPEVERLIGDRNGNVSSLANRKWDTVIDTCGFSPHHIKNVGEVLKDNVKQYIFISSLSVYKDWIPHHIKEGYTLQPELPSDQVKAVENGEISPYEHYGALKVLCEKEAEKYWPNRVLHIRAGLLSRMFDYTDRLPYWIQRVEKSGKVLVPGRKERPVQLVDIKDVASFGLNMAENNKAGTFNVTGPNYELTMEELLNTCKKVTNSEAEFVWADESFMNEHKVQPWTEMPLWLPETFPLEGETEPWKGGFSVNIENAMNAGLAFRPLKDTVYDVHEWMKGMNVVELKAGISDEREKELLEKWNL, translated from the coding sequence ATGAAAATTTTAATTCTAGGTGGTACACGTTTTTTAGGAAGAGCTTTCGTAGAAGAGGCTTTGAAGAGAGGACATGAAGTTACATTATTTAATCGCGGAACGAATAGTGAAATTTTTCCTGAAGTGGAGCGGTTAATCGGTGACAGAAATGGTAATGTATCAAGTTTAGCAAATCGAAAATGGGATACGGTCATAGATACGTGTGGATTTTCTCCACATCATATTAAGAATGTAGGAGAAGTACTAAAAGATAATGTTAAACAGTATATATTCATCTCTAGTCTTTCCGTATATAAAGATTGGATTCCGCATCACATAAAAGAAGGATATACATTACAGCCTGAACTGCCGAGTGATCAGGTAAAGGCTGTAGAGAATGGTGAAATATCTCCTTATGAGCATTATGGGGCGCTTAAAGTGTTATGTGAAAAAGAGGCAGAGAAATATTGGCCAAATCGTGTTTTACACATAAGAGCAGGACTTCTTTCAAGAATGTTTGATTATACAGATCGACTCCCATACTGGATTCAGCGTGTAGAAAAGAGCGGAAAAGTGTTAGTTCCAGGAAGGAAAGAACGTCCAGTACAGTTAGTTGATATAAAAGATGTCGCAAGCTTTGGACTAAACATGGCAGAAAATAATAAAGCAGGTACATTCAATGTAACAGGTCCGAATTATGAATTGACGATGGAAGAACTATTAAATACGTGTAAAAAGGTTACGAATAGTGAGGCTGAATTCGTTTGGGCAGATGAATCATTTATGAATGAACATAAAGTGCAGCCATGGACAGAGATGCCTTTATGGCTTCCAGAAACATTCCCGTTGGAAGGTGAAACAGAGCCTTGGAAAGGGGGATTCTCAGTAAATATAGAGAATGCTATGAATGCAGGCCTTGCTTTTAGACCTTTAAAAGATACTGTTTATGATGTGCATGAGTGGATGAAAGGTATGAATGTTGTGGAATTAAAGGCAGGGATATCAGATGAAAGGGAGAAGGAGTTACTGGAAAAGTGGAATCTATAA
- a CDS encoding serine hydrolase domain-containing protein — MKTAQELEYKIKEEYENINGMLAMQKGNIVFENYYNGHGPDDAFHVASVTKTIISALIGICIDKGYIKSVDQKVIEFFPEYNLKASEVTVRHLLTMTAPYPYADWQEPLEELCTQQDWVQYTLNRAGKGGEIGPFKYSSAGAHLLSAIIMSTTGKSAREFANEHLFQPIGMREIPDYNMKAFGFDDLFGKDVKGWVHDPNGISTGGWGLTLTVRDMAKFGRLYLNEGTFNGKQILSKSWIKESTEMNTNQYGYLWWLREEDGISSYCAMGDGGNVICCVPERELVVVIASEVMANAGDRWKLIKECILPYLKD; from the coding sequence ATGAAAACTGCTCAAGAGTTGGAGTATAAGATAAAAGAAGAATATGAAAATATTAATGGTATGTTAGCAATGCAGAAAGGTAATATTGTTTTTGAAAATTATTATAACGGCCACGGTCCAGATGATGCATTTCATGTAGCGTCTGTCACAAAAACGATAATCTCTGCGCTAATTGGGATATGTATAGATAAAGGATATATAAAAAGCGTTGATCAAAAAGTAATAGAATTTTTTCCTGAATATAATCTTAAGGCATCTGAAGTAACAGTGCGGCACCTTCTTACAATGACAGCTCCATATCCTTATGCGGACTGGCAGGAACCGTTAGAAGAATTATGTACACAACAGGATTGGGTGCAGTATACGTTAAATAGGGCAGGAAAAGGCGGAGAAATTGGACCTTTTAAATATTCATCTGCAGGAGCACATCTATTATCTGCAATCATTATGAGCACAACAGGAAAAAGTGCGCGTGAATTTGCGAACGAACACTTATTTCAGCCTATCGGTATGAGAGAAATTCCAGACTACAATATGAAAGCATTTGGATTCGATGACTTATTCGGAAAAGATGTAAAAGGATGGGTTCACGATCCAAACGGTATTTCAACAGGCGGCTGGGGACTTACGTTAACAGTTAGAGATATGGCGAAGTTTGGGCGGTTATATTTAAATGAAGGAACTTTTAATGGGAAACAAATTCTTTCAAAGTCATGGATAAAAGAATCAACGGAAATGAATACGAATCAATACGGTTACTTATGGTGGTTACGAGAAGAGGATGGGATTTCTTCTTATTGTGCAATGGGTGATGGTGGGAATGTGATTTGTTGTGTACCGGAGAGGGAATTGGTGGTGGTGATTGCGTCGGAAGTTATGGCGAATGCAGGGGATAGATGGAAGTTAATTAAAGAATGCATACTTCCTTATTTAAAAGATTAA
- a CDS encoding GNAT family N-acetyltransferase, with translation MRVRNIQGKDYEKIHSVLNDWWGGRNMADMLPKLFFVHFHETSFIIEEEGETLGFLCGFFSQTYKEEAYVHFIGVNPKHRRKGIASTLYSYFFDVARANNRKVVKAITSPVNKNSIQFHQEIGFQIEAGDDEIEGVSVHTNYDGNGRSRVLFLKYV, from the coding sequence ATGCGAGTAAGAAACATTCAAGGGAAAGATTATGAAAAGATTCATTCCGTATTAAATGATTGGTGGGGCGGAAGAAATATGGCTGATATGTTACCAAAGCTATTTTTCGTTCACTTTCACGAAACGAGTTTCATCATTGAAGAAGAGGGAGAAACATTAGGTTTCTTATGCGGATTCTTTTCGCAAACATATAAAGAGGAAGCGTACGTTCACTTTATCGGTGTAAATCCGAAGCATAGAAGAAAAGGGATTGCATCGACATTATATTCTTATTTCTTCGATGTCGCTCGTGCAAACAACCGTAAAGTTGTAAAAGCAATCACGTCACCAGTTAATAAAAATTCGATACAATTTCATCAAGAAATTGGTTTTCAAATTGAAGCTGGGGATGATGAAATAGAAGGTGTATCCGTACATACAAATTATGATGGGAACGGCAGGAGTAGAGTATTATTTTTAAAATATGTGTAA